The Myxococcota bacterium genome window below encodes:
- a CDS encoding protoglobin domain-containing protein: MLNHELRLAFYELGDEDRKNLSQLRPLLEKWADSLVAAFYRHLLSFQATRELLADPDVKDRLLVKQREYLLSLADPGLDADYFAQRLGIGRTHVRVGLEPRFYLGAYSLYLRLLVPAILENWQREPALAERIILSLEKLLMLDASVAMDSYIARREERLAFLNQELANASRESERRFEAEHERSRDATARARAAEQLVSLATLVAGLAHEIGTPMGVIRGHAELLESSVADERGRKRLQTIREQIDRISHIIQTLLNMARPGARDTAPVDVCALLRETLAFLAEKLRAHAIETRLELPPRAMVRGSSDKLQQVLINLVINAVDAMSAGGQLSVSVDAKSPDTLAIRVADTGQGMDAETQARIFEPFFSTKPPGSGSGLGLVVVREIVSDHGGSIEVSSSPGHGTEFIVTLPRLTQSDAPVKSGT, from the coding sequence ATGCTGAACCACGAGCTTCGCCTCGCGTTCTACGAGCTTGGCGACGAGGATCGCAAGAACCTGTCGCAGCTCCGGCCCCTGCTCGAGAAGTGGGCCGATTCGCTCGTGGCCGCGTTCTACCGGCACCTGCTGAGCTTCCAGGCCACGCGCGAGCTCCTGGCCGATCCCGACGTCAAGGACCGGTTGCTGGTCAAGCAACGCGAGTATCTGCTCTCGCTCGCCGACCCCGGGCTCGATGCCGACTACTTCGCGCAGCGGCTCGGGATCGGACGAACACACGTTCGTGTAGGCCTCGAGCCGCGCTTCTACCTGGGCGCGTATTCGCTCTACTTGCGCCTGCTCGTGCCTGCGATCCTGGAGAACTGGCAGCGCGAGCCCGCGCTGGCCGAGCGCATCATCCTGTCGCTCGAGAAGCTGCTCATGCTCGACGCGTCGGTCGCGATGGACTCGTACATCGCGCGCCGCGAGGAGCGGCTCGCGTTCTTGAATCAGGAGCTCGCGAACGCCTCGCGCGAGAGCGAGCGGCGCTTCGAGGCCGAGCACGAGCGCTCGCGCGACGCCACGGCCCGCGCTCGCGCCGCCGAGCAGCTCGTTTCACTCGCCACGCTGGTCGCGGGGCTGGCCCACGAGATCGGAACGCCCATGGGCGTGATCCGCGGTCACGCCGAGCTGCTCGAGTCGTCGGTGGCCGACGAGCGCGGGCGCAAGCGCCTGCAGACGATCCGCGAGCAGATCGACCGCATCTCCCACATCATCCAGACGTTGCTCAACATGGCGCGGCCCGGCGCGCGCGACACCGCGCCCGTCGACGTGTGCGCGCTGCTGCGCGAGACGCTGGCCTTCCTGGCCGAGAAGCTGCGCGCGCACGCGATCGAGACCCGGCTCGAGCTGCCACCCCGCGCGATGGTGCGCGGCAGCTCGGACAAGCTGCAGCAGGTCCTGATCAACTTGGTGATCAACGCGGTCGACGCCATGAGCGCGGGCGGACAGCTCTCGGTGAGCGTCGACGCGAAATCACCCGACACGCTGGCGATCCGGGTCGCCGACACGGGCCAGGGCATGGATGCCGAGACCCAGGCGCGCATCTTCGAGCCGTTCTTCAGCACCAAGCCGCCCGGAAGCGGCAGCGGGCTCGGGCTGGTGGTCGTGCGCGAGATCGTGTCGGACCACGGCGGCTCGATCGAAGTCTCGAGCTCGCCGGGTCACGGCACCGAGTTCATCGTGACTCTACCGCGGCTGACTCAGTCCGACGCGCCGGTGAAGTCGGGAACGTAG
- a CDS encoding CBS domain-containing protein — MRSNFIAVGPDETLLEADRIMRLARIRHLPVVHKDVLVGLVSHRDVLAASISKLEAAAPAQRIDHLRSISIREVMQRTLTTADETTTLATAARRMLGQKIGCLPVVRPGPAGPVLLGLVTESDLLRAAYVPDFTGASD, encoded by the coding sequence ATGCGTTCGAACTTCATCGCCGTCGGGCCCGACGAGACGCTGCTCGAGGCCGACCGGATCATGCGGCTCGCGCGCATCCGCCACCTGCCGGTCGTGCACAAGGACGTGCTGGTCGGCCTGGTCTCGCACCGCGACGTGCTGGCCGCGTCGATCTCGAAGCTCGAGGCGGCCGCGCCTGCCCAGCGCATCGACCACCTGCGGAGCATCTCGATCCGCGAGGTCATGCAGCGCACGCTCACCACCGCCGACGAGACCACCACGCTGGCGACGGCCGCGCGCCGCATGCTCGGACAGAAGATCGGCTGCCTGCCGGTCGTGCGCCCGGGTCCCGCGGGGCCGGTGCTGCTGGGCCTGGTGACTGAGAGTGACTTGCTGCGCGCGGCCTACGTTCCCGACTTCACCGGCGCGTCGGACTGA
- a CDS encoding sigma-54 dependent transcriptional regulator: MGEPRNVLVVDDEPAMREMLVSLLEEAGIHAQAAESAQQALALCRDTDLDAVISDIRMPGKDGVTLLGELRETRPETPVILMTAFGSIDSAVDAMRHGAFDYITKPFQRGAVLASLERAFERRTLEQENRRLRRALDRTSSFGDLIGASPAMREIFALVRKISSSRSNVLITGESGTGKEVVARTIHFTGGRAHAAFVPINCTAMPEGLLESELFGHVRGAFTGAHTSKRGLFEEASHGTIFLDEIGDMSPALQSKLLRVLQEHEIRPVGGNKTVQVDARVIAATNKDLRAEVAAGRFRQDLYYRLNVIPIHIPPLRERPEDVAPLAQSFLARHAPGRKVTLGLDALELLRRQRWEGNARELENAIERALLLTAGDEIRAADLPLEAAELRPAGVPASPAAAGLLDDALARQLTLAQLGTLYIERVLALVHGNKVRAARILGINRRTLYRRKETRRGRAQNQE; this comes from the coding sequence ATGGGTGAACCGCGAAACGTACTGGTGGTCGACGACGAGCCCGCGATGCGGGAGATGCTGGTCTCTCTGTTGGAGGAGGCCGGGATTCACGCCCAGGCCGCCGAGTCCGCGCAGCAAGCGCTCGCGCTCTGCCGGGACACCGACCTCGACGCGGTGATCTCCGACATCCGCATGCCGGGGAAGGACGGAGTCACCCTGCTGGGCGAGCTGCGCGAGACCCGCCCCGAGACGCCGGTCATCCTGATGACCGCCTTCGGCAGCATCGACTCCGCCGTCGACGCCATGCGCCACGGCGCGTTCGACTACATCACCAAGCCCTTCCAGCGCGGCGCCGTGCTCGCCTCGCTCGAGCGCGCCTTCGAGCGGCGCACGCTCGAGCAGGAGAACCGGCGCCTGCGCCGCGCGCTCGACCGGACGAGCTCGTTCGGCGACCTGATCGGGGCGAGCCCGGCCATGCGCGAGATCTTCGCGCTGGTGCGCAAGATCTCGAGCAGCCGCTCGAACGTGCTGATCACCGGCGAGAGCGGCACCGGCAAGGAGGTGGTCGCGCGCACGATCCACTTCACCGGCGGCCGCGCGCACGCCGCGTTCGTGCCGATCAACTGCACGGCCATGCCCGAGGGCCTGCTCGAGAGCGAGCTCTTCGGTCACGTGCGCGGCGCCTTCACCGGCGCGCACACCAGCAAGCGCGGCCTGTTCGAGGAGGCGAGTCACGGCACGATCTTCCTCGACGAGATCGGCGACATGAGCCCGGCCTTGCAGAGCAAGCTCCTGCGCGTGCTGCAGGAGCACGAGATCCGGCCGGTGGGCGGCAACAAGACCGTGCAGGTCGACGCGCGAGTCATCGCCGCGACCAACAAGGACCTGCGCGCCGAGGTGGCCGCTGGCCGCTTCCGCCAGGATCTGTACTACCGGCTGAACGTGATTCCGATCCACATCCCCCCGCTGCGCGAGCGCCCGGAAGACGTCGCCCCGCTGGCGCAGTCGTTCCTGGCGCGCCACGCCCCGGGGCGAAAAGTCACGCTGGGGCTGGATGCGCTCGAGCTGCTGCGCCGCCAGCGCTGGGAGGGCAACGCGCGCGAGCTCGAGAACGCGATCGAGCGCGCGCTCCTGCTGACCGCCGGCGACGAGATCCGTGCCGCCGACCTGCCGCTCGAGGCCGCCGAGCTCCGGCCGGCCGGCGTGCCGGCTTCCCCCGCTGCAGCCGGGCTGCTCGACGACGCGCTCGCGCGCCAGCTCACGCTGGCGCAGCTCGGCACGCTGTACATCGAGCGCGTGCTCGCGCTCGTCCACGGCAACAAGGTGCGCGCCGCGCGCATCCTGGGCATCAACCGCCGCACGCTGTACCGCCGCAAGGAAACCCGCCGCGGCCGCGCGCAGAACCAGGAGTGA